The Brasilonema sennae CENA114 genome includes a region encoding these proteins:
- a CDS encoding DNA cytosine methyltransferase, translating to MKSIELCTGAGGLAMGCAKAGFHHLALVELSKHSCHTIRENQRLGIALLDDWHIHNMDVTDFDYSTISEEIDLLAGGPPCQPFSIGGRHGAFLDKRDMFPQFFRAVRALRPKAFLIENVRGLLRRNFQKFFEYIILQLTHPEAQPKPDEFWADHLARLERHHNSGKSDDLEYHVTFRLLNAADYGVPQKRERVFIVGFRSDLKANWSFPEPTHTNQALIWHKWITGEYWERHSISSKERPQMSAKLRSRLQRTGANLLGSMSAPWCTVRDAIADLPPPENTDMASHIPNHIYIPGARSYPGHTGSPLDEPAKTLKAGVHGVPGGENMLALPDGQVRYFTVREAARLQTFPDDYYFPCAWGESMRQIGNAVPVTLAYLIASSIRSHLRKVCHGDTLRGELYKN from the coding sequence GTGAAATCGATAGAGTTATGTACAGGTGCTGGAGGTTTGGCGATGGGCTGTGCCAAGGCGGGCTTTCATCATCTGGCACTTGTGGAACTCTCTAAGCACAGTTGTCACACGATCCGTGAGAATCAACGGCTCGGGATTGCCCTTTTGGACGACTGGCATATTCACAATATGGATGTGACAGATTTTGACTATTCCACGATTTCGGAAGAAATTGACCTTTTAGCTGGTGGTCCACCTTGTCAGCCCTTTTCAATTGGCGGTAGGCATGGTGCTTTTCTCGACAAACGGGATATGTTCCCCCAGTTCTTCCGGGCAGTACGCGCATTACGCCCCAAAGCGTTCCTGATTGAGAATGTACGTGGATTACTGCGTCGTAATTTTCAAAAATTTTTTGAGTATATTATCTTACAGCTAACCCATCCAGAAGCTCAGCCCAAGCCGGATGAATTTTGGGCTGACCACTTGGCACGACTGGAGCGTCATCATAATAGTGGGAAGAGCGATGACCTTGAGTATCACGTTACCTTTAGATTGCTCAATGCAGCTGATTATGGCGTACCGCAAAAGCGGGAGCGGGTTTTTATTGTTGGCTTTCGGTCTGATTTGAAAGCAAACTGGTCTTTCCCTGAACCAACACATACGAACCAAGCGCTTATTTGGCATAAGTGGATTACTGGGGAATATTGGGAACGCCACAGCATTTCCAGTAAAGAGCGTCCCCAGATGAGCGCCAAACTTCGTAGCCGTCTGCAACGTACTGGTGCAAATTTGTTGGGTAGCATGAGCGCCCCTTGGTGTACTGTCCGGGATGCGATCGCTGACTTGCCACCTCCCGAAAACACTGATATGGCTTCACATATACCCAATCACATTTATATTCCGGGAGCCAGATCGTACCCAGGACATACGGGCAGCCCTTTAGATGAACCAGCCAAAACCTTAAAAGCAGGGGTGCATGGTGTCCCTGGTGGGGAAAATATGCTTGCCTTGCCTGATGGACAAGTTCGCTATTTCACGGTGCGAGAGGCGGCAAGGTTACAGACGTTTCCTGATGATTACTACTTTCCCTGCGCTTGGGGTGAGTCAATGCGTCAAATTGGTAATGCTGTTCCTGTTACCCTTGCTTATTTGATTGCTTCTAGCATCCGCAGCCATTTACGTAAAGTCTGCCACGGGGATACTCTCCGTGGCGAGCTTTACAAGAACTAA
- a CDS encoding tyrosine-type recombinase/integrase produces MRAPSVPALVLSEPLPLTLHPAAVYLDSLAPGSRPTMEQALNAIAGLLSNGDCDAMTLNWAALRYQHTAAVRSVLMKKHAPATANKMLCALRRVLQEAFKLDLISATDYQKAVDLRSIKASKKQRGRRLKPDEITALIRVCQADSSPLGVRDSALIALLRCGLRRAEVVALHLKDFDATTGALEILSGKGEKDRTVYMPTTAIAAISDWLTIRGSRPGPLLHPIRKGGFIGDYKRMTPQAVFMIVRKRALEARVERFSPHDFRRTFCSDLFDSGADIVTVQQLAGHTSPTTTAKYDRRGDETKRKAMEKLDIAYIPRS; encoded by the coding sequence ATGCGCGCACCCTCAGTTCCGGCGCTAGTTCTAAGCGAGCCATTACCACTGACGCTACACCCAGCGGCGGTGTATCTCGATAGTCTTGCACCTGGGTCGCGCCCGACTATGGAACAAGCTCTCAACGCGATCGCGGGTTTGTTGAGCAACGGCGACTGCGATGCGATGACATTAAACTGGGCAGCATTGAGGTATCAACACACCGCTGCTGTTCGTTCTGTTCTGATGAAAAAACACGCCCCAGCAACAGCGAATAAAATGTTATGTGCGTTAAGGAGGGTGTTGCAAGAAGCGTTCAAACTCGACCTCATAAGTGCCACTGACTACCAAAAAGCTGTAGATTTACGCAGTATTAAGGCGAGTAAAAAGCAACGAGGTAGGCGACTAAAACCCGATGAAATTACTGCACTCATTCGGGTTTGTCAAGCTGACTCCTCACCGCTGGGTGTGCGGGATAGCGCGTTAATTGCACTACTGCGGTGTGGGTTAAGAAGGGCGGAAGTGGTGGCGCTGCATTTGAAAGATTTTGATGCGACAACTGGTGCGTTAGAAATTTTGAGCGGTAAAGGTGAGAAAGACCGGACGGTGTATATGCCGACCACTGCAATTGCAGCGATTTCTGATTGGCTTACGATACGCGGTAGCAGACCGGGACCTTTGTTGCATCCGATTCGCAAGGGGGGATTTATCGGAGATTACAAGCGCATGACTCCCCAAGCGGTGTTCATGATTGTGCGAAAACGCGCATTAGAAGCCAGAGTTGAGCGGTTTTCTCCCCATGATTTTAGAAGGACGTTTTGTTCTGACTTATTTGATAGCGGGGCTGATATAGTAACGGTACAGCAACTTGCCGGACATACTAGCCCGACGACGACGGCAAAGTATGACCGGCGCGGGGACGAAACCAAGCGTAAGGCGATGGAAAAATTGGATATTGCTTACATACCCAGGAGTTAA
- a CDS encoding ABC transporter ATP-binding protein/permease, which produces MSVPRARLEIIKDDKLQKEFLLDQNVVGIGREEENTVVLSEANVSRYHAELNWNGDRYFITDLSSYCGTWVNQDRVNPQVPIPLTHGDTIRIGSFDVRFLTDVNVLPPQMPVNRQEATVFEPPANSTAIALPTTVLDLRGRSSFSIGRDRKNDIAIEHPTVSRFHTHIERKDGSLYITDLSSTNGTFVNGKPIHEARLLRAGDTIRIGPSRMVLHTDEKIIREDEQGNLRLDAVNLRKVVGKGTTLLNDISLSIMPREFVVIAGVSGGGKSTLLDALNGFRPATSGSVLVNNTDLYKNFNAYRTQLGYVPQDDIIHKELTVRQALDFAARLRMPADTTDAERQQRLNEVLDDLELTHRQNVPVKSLSGGQRKRVSIGVELLTKPSLFFLDEATSGLDPGTEAQIMRLLRKLADQGRTILLITHATKNVTLCDLVVFLAKGGRVAYFGSPQEAIQYFGVQEFDEIYDKVEDELSPEEWQRRYKESPQYQKYVVERQSILPQPQSDAQQGRPKQQHSASQTKNISGWQQFLILSQRNLAILMRDRASLILMLAIAPILGILDFITWQRTLFDPDKGDAGQAITMLFTTALIAVLVGSLATMREIVKEVEIYRRERAIGLQIIPYILSKVWIGVLLALYQAAIFLLTKKLAVEIPGGAETLVSMYVTLVLATIAGMVMGLLVSALSPNQNMAPLLTIIFLVPQITFGGGMLPLNSFGMPGQLINHITLTKWSFEALVTITELGRDVAEDECWQLSEAQRKQLTDTEKNQRCKCLGTKLFQSCKFPGLKAKYDPVVDQPEPKKPKFPGNPPSEPQKLSEYKEKVNEYNREIESWQNKYSDWKQKYQTAIGAAEGVIDRFYQDYGEMFKVNVTKHWTILGLVILAMFGILLGVQQRKDII; this is translated from the coding sequence ATGTCGGTACCTCGTGCAAGACTCGAAATTATTAAAGACGATAAATTGCAAAAGGAATTCTTACTCGACCAGAACGTTGTAGGTATAGGTCGTGAAGAAGAAAACACTGTCGTTTTGAGCGAAGCCAATGTCTCTCGGTATCACGCTGAACTCAATTGGAATGGCGATCGCTACTTTATTACAGACCTCAGCAGTTACTGCGGTACATGGGTGAACCAAGATAGAGTCAACCCCCAAGTACCCATACCCCTTACTCATGGAGACACTATCCGCATTGGCTCTTTTGACGTGCGTTTTTTGACGGATGTCAATGTTCTACCCCCGCAGATGCCTGTTAACAGACAAGAGGCTACAGTCTTTGAACCTCCTGCAAACTCAACTGCCATAGCGTTACCAACGACGGTACTGGATTTACGAGGACGCTCTTCTTTTAGCATAGGACGCGATCGCAAAAACGATATTGCCATTGAACATCCTACAGTGTCGCGTTTCCACACCCATATAGAACGAAAAGATGGTTCGCTTTACATTACTGACCTAAGTTCGACTAACGGCACTTTTGTAAATGGTAAGCCAATTCATGAGGCTCGTCTTTTGAGAGCGGGAGATACTATCCGCATAGGACCGAGTCGCATGGTCTTACATACGGATGAAAAAATTATACGAGAAGACGAACAAGGAAATCTGCGGCTTGATGCTGTCAACCTCAGAAAAGTCGTGGGTAAGGGCACGACATTACTGAATGATATTTCCTTATCAATTATGCCACGGGAGTTTGTGGTGATTGCAGGAGTCAGTGGTGGTGGTAAATCAACTCTGTTAGATGCTCTTAATGGCTTCCGCCCTGCCACAAGTGGCTCCGTATTGGTTAATAATACAGATTTATACAAAAATTTCAATGCTTACCGGACTCAACTCGGCTATGTTCCTCAAGATGACATCATTCACAAGGAATTAACAGTCCGTCAAGCCCTTGACTTTGCTGCCCGTTTGAGAATGCCAGCTGATACGACTGATGCAGAACGACAACAGCGCCTGAATGAAGTCCTCGACGATCTGGAGTTGACCCACCGACAAAATGTTCCCGTAAAAAGTCTCAGTGGTGGTCAACGCAAACGAGTCTCTATAGGTGTGGAACTTCTTACTAAGCCCAGCCTCTTCTTTTTAGATGAAGCAACTTCCGGTCTAGATCCGGGAACCGAAGCTCAAATTATGCGGCTTTTGCGTAAATTGGCTGACCAAGGTCGCACCATTTTACTCATCACTCACGCAACTAAAAATGTCACATTGTGCGACCTCGTAGTTTTCTTAGCTAAAGGAGGTCGAGTTGCCTACTTTGGATCACCACAAGAAGCAATCCAATACTTTGGAGTGCAGGAGTTTGATGAAATTTACGACAAAGTCGAGGACGAACTGTCACCAGAAGAGTGGCAAAGGCGCTACAAAGAATCACCTCAATATCAAAAATACGTTGTTGAGCGTCAAAGTATTTTGCCACAGCCGCAAAGTGACGCACAGCAAGGAAGACCAAAGCAGCAACACTCAGCCAGTCAAACAAAGAACATATCTGGTTGGCAGCAATTTCTCATCTTATCCCAAAGGAATCTAGCTATTTTGATGCGCGATCGCGCAAGCTTAATACTGATGCTGGCGATCGCACCCATTTTAGGAATACTAGACTTTATCACTTGGCAAAGAACTTTATTCGATCCTGATAAAGGAGATGCAGGTCAGGCAATCACCATGCTCTTTACGACAGCTTTAATTGCCGTGCTAGTGGGAAGTTTAGCAACAATGCGCGAAATTGTCAAAGAAGTGGAAATTTATCGGCGAGAACGCGCAATTGGGTTGCAAATCATACCTTATATCCTCTCTAAAGTCTGGATTGGGGTGCTACTGGCTTTGTATCAAGCAGCGATTTTTTTACTTACCAAAAAACTAGCCGTAGAGATTCCTGGTGGTGCAGAAACTTTGGTGAGTATGTATGTGACCTTAGTACTTGCCACAATTGCTGGCATGGTGATGGGGTTACTAGTATCAGCTTTGTCACCAAACCAAAACATGGCACCCTTGCTAACAATTATTTTCTTAGTTCCCCAAATCACCTTTGGTGGTGGAATGCTACCCCTCAACAGTTTTGGTATGCCAGGTCAACTTATTAATCACATTACTCTCACAAAGTGGTCTTTTGAAGCATTAGTCACCATTACTGAACTAGGTCGCGACGTTGCTGAGGATGAGTGCTGGCAACTATCAGAAGCCCAGCGCAAACAATTGACAGACACAGAAAAAAATCAACGCTGCAAGTGTTTGGGTACAAAACTTTTCCAAAGTTGTAAATTTCCCGGATTGAAAGCCAAATATGATCCTGTCGTGGATCAACCAGAACCAAAGAAGCCAAAATTTCCAGGCAATCCACCAAGCGAACCGCAAAAGTTATCGGAATATAAGGAGAAGGTAAATGAATACAATCGAGAGATAGAAAGCTGGCAGAATAAATACAGTGATTGGAAGCAAAAATATCAAACTGCCATTGGAGCAGCAGAAGGAGTCATCGATAGATTTTATCAAGATTATGGGGAAATGTTTAAGGTAAATGTCACCAAGCATTGGACGATTTTAGGCTTAGTGATACTGGCCATGTTCGGTATTCTTTTAGGCGTGCAACAGCGCAAGGATATCATTTAG
- a CDS encoding serine/threonine protein kinase, producing the protein MNSSDSSWIGRLIGDNKRYRLEKRLGGGGMGDVYQAIDMRVGQQVALKLLKGTFVASEEMRKRFEREIAVCAALPNEHIVKIIDAGVTGDIPFYVMEYLRGKTLRELLLKEKRLTVERTVAIMIQVCLGLQLAHEGVTLWQDGAKTSEHIRVVHRDLKPDNIFIIPTELGEWVKILDFGIAKIRNESSEQTNLTSTFLGTFRYAAPEQLKGDRDLDGRADIYSLGIILYEMLSAADPFGFSIKSRSISEASWIFAHTSQPPKSLRSQPGCEQLSPELEAVVIRCLQKNPDERFATVKELNRALQAVTNSTTKGHHIEIIPQPRQQEGSNDETVPRPLEMKGSDKETVPRPLEMKGSDKETVPRPLEAEDFDSETAARSSQTEQSNNQTIARLLKPNGEGDEGQTPAQQPSGGQNREETLFQQQSPQPPTGQNREETLFQQQSPQPPTGQNREETLFQQQSPQPPTGQNREETLFQQQSPQPPTGRNREPTLFQPQPPSNPDSRNAVKETNIQQNAGHREARKLPMNLAIVLGIGIGLVVVGGIAYAFSQSRRVIDKTPSLQRQGNYQECISIAELVPADFNLDTEAQKYLNSCRIEYARKLANENKLKEAIEEARKIPQTSPRYQEAQKNIA; encoded by the coding sequence ATGAACTCCTCAGATTCATCATGGATTGGTCGCTTAATTGGTGATAATAAGCGGTATCGCTTGGAGAAGCGCCTGGGAGGGGGCGGGATGGGAGATGTTTACCAAGCGATCGACATGCGTGTGGGTCAGCAGGTAGCATTGAAACTGCTAAAGGGAACCTTTGTAGCCTCTGAAGAAATGAGGAAGCGTTTTGAACGTGAGATTGCAGTGTGCGCTGCTCTTCCAAACGAGCATATTGTCAAAATTATAGACGCTGGAGTCACTGGAGATATTCCATTCTACGTGATGGAGTATCTGCGTGGAAAAACATTGCGAGAGTTATTGCTAAAAGAAAAGCGACTCACGGTTGAGCGAACTGTAGCAATTATGATCCAAGTCTGTCTGGGTTTGCAACTGGCTCATGAAGGAGTCACTCTATGGCAGGATGGGGCAAAAACAAGCGAGCATATCCGGGTAGTTCATCGTGACCTAAAGCCAGACAATATATTTATCATCCCAACAGAACTTGGAGAGTGGGTAAAAATTCTAGATTTTGGTATTGCAAAAATCAGGAACGAATCTTCCGAGCAAACAAATCTGACAAGTACGTTTCTCGGGACATTTCGGTATGCAGCACCAGAACAGTTGAAAGGTGATCGAGATTTAGATGGACGAGCAGATATTTACAGCTTGGGCATCATCCTTTATGAAATGTTAAGTGCAGCAGATCCCTTTGGCTTTAGTATTAAATCTCGCAGTATAAGTGAAGCATCTTGGATCTTCGCTCACACCTCCCAACCGCCTAAATCACTGCGATCGCAACCGGGATGCGAACAGTTGTCCCCAGAACTCGAAGCAGTGGTCATCAGGTGTTTGCAAAAAAATCCCGACGAGCGCTTTGCAACTGTAAAAGAATTGAATAGAGCGCTACAAGCCGTCACTAACTCTACGACTAAAGGTCACCATATCGAGATCATACCTCAACCCCGACAGCAAGAAGGCTCTAATGATGAAACAGTCCCTCGACCTTTGGAAATGAAGGGTTCTGATAAAGAAACAGTCCCTCGACCTTTGGAAATGAAGGGTTCTGATAAAGAAACAGTCCCTCGACCTTTGGAAGCAGAGGATTTTGATAGTGAAACGGCGGCTCGATCTTCACAAACAGAACAGTCAAATAATCAAACAATTGCTCGACTTCTCAAGCCAAATGGCGAGGGCGATGAAGGACAAACTCCAGCCCAGCAACCATCAGGCGGTCAAAATCGCGAAGAAACTCTCTTCCAACAACAATCGCCACAACCACCCACTGGTCAAAATCGCGAAGAAACTCTCTTCCAACAACAATCGCCACAACCACCCACCGGTCAAAATCGCGAAGAAACTCTCTTCCAACAACAATCGCCACAACCACCCACCGGTCAAAATCGCGAAGAAACTCTCTTCCAACAACAATCGCCACAACCACCCACTGGTCGGAATCGAGAACCAACTCTATTTCAGCCGCAACCTCCCTCAAACCCAGACAGTAGAAATGCTGTTAAGGAAACAAATATACAACAAAATGCAGGGCACAGAGAAGCTCGCAAACTTCCCATGAATCTGGCGATAGTCCTTGGAATCGGGATTGGGCTTGTGGTAGTGGGTGGAATAGCATACGCTTTTTCACAATCTCGCAGAGTTATCGATAAGACTCCAAGCTTACAGCGACAGGGGAACTATCAGGAGTGTATTTCTATAGCAGAACTCGTACCGGCAGATTTCAACCTTGACACAGAAGCTCAAAAATACCTAAATTCTTGCCGAATAGAATACGCACGGAAATTAGCGAATGAAAATAAGTTAAAAGAGGCAATTGAAGAAGCACGCAAAATTCCCCAGACGAGTCCCCGTTATCAAGAAGCTCAAAAAAACATCGCATAA
- a CDS encoding DUF4255 domain-containing protein, translating into MSHTLSLVAVTAVLKDLLENGLVNDSITASIGDVIVTALPPDRISVGTDERAQINLFLYQVTQNRNVDWIAQEIPGKRPPTVKEIRSANPPLALDLHYLLTAYGAKDFQSELLLGYVMQLLHEMPVLTSDIIETALKNASAVNTSSVLSQALSSVSISDLAENIRQIKISPEFFSMEETSKLWSALQTNYRPSAAYRVSMVAIKSRNSNRYSHTIPLSRPIVEEVAARAGSMPEIVAGSILLIRGKQLRGDLTRIRLSVVESLLEPQDVIETQISLSLPPNLYAGIHGVQVVHLKLGATGMQYCEIESNIVPFVLHPTIAASKAHVQEDGNKLYSGEISIQCHPKVGKAQRVTLLLYEASSYGAESYSFCAAPRDEDTKLLAVPVNNVRAGTYLVQIQVDGAESPLQTNQAGQYDSPQIII; encoded by the coding sequence ATGAGTCATACACTCTCTTTAGTAGCCGTAACAGCAGTACTGAAAGATTTGTTAGAAAATGGATTGGTCAATGACTCGATCACTGCTAGTATCGGTGATGTTATTGTCACTGCTCTACCACCGGATCGCATTTCAGTAGGAACTGACGAGCGTGCTCAAATCAATTTATTTCTCTATCAAGTAACGCAAAATCGCAATGTTGACTGGATAGCTCAAGAAATACCAGGTAAGCGCCCGCCAACAGTTAAAGAAATACGTTCTGCAAATCCACCCCTTGCCCTTGACTTGCACTACTTATTAACAGCCTACGGAGCCAAAGATTTTCAATCCGAGCTTTTACTGGGGTATGTAATGCAGTTGTTGCATGAGATGCCAGTTTTGACCTCTGATATTATAGAAACAGCATTGAAAAATGCATCGGCAGTCAATACATCGAGTGTTTTGTCTCAAGCGCTCTCTTCTGTATCTATCTCTGATTTGGCTGAAAACATAAGGCAAATCAAAATCAGCCCAGAATTCTTTAGCATGGAAGAGACCTCCAAGCTGTGGTCTGCTTTACAAACAAATTATCGTCCATCAGCTGCCTATCGCGTATCAATGGTAGCGATAAAAAGCCGAAACTCTAATAGATATTCCCATACAATACCGTTATCAAGACCGATTGTAGAGGAAGTCGCAGCCCGAGCAGGGTCAATGCCAGAGATTGTGGCTGGTAGCATCCTACTGATTCGCGGAAAACAGTTGCGTGGCGATCTAACGCGGATACGGCTGAGTGTTGTGGAGTCACTGTTAGAGCCTCAAGATGTGATAGAGACCCAGATTAGCCTATCACTGCCACCAAATCTATATGCTGGCATACATGGTGTCCAAGTGGTACACCTTAAGTTGGGAGCAACGGGTATGCAATACTGTGAAATTGAATCTAACATTGTGCCTTTCGTACTGCATCCAACGATTGCCGCGTCAAAGGCTCATGTTCAAGAGGATGGTAATAAATTATATTCAGGAGAAATCTCTATTCAGTGCCACCCTAAAGTCGGAAAAGCGCAAAGGGTGACTTTACTACTTTATGAGGCTTCAAGTTATGGAGCAGAGTCTTACTCCTTCTGCGCAGCCCCACGCGATGAGGATACAAAGTTGTTAGCAGTTCCTGTCAATAATGTTAGGGCAGGAACTTATTTAGTACAGATACAAGTAGATGGGGCAGAAAGCCCCCTCCAAACCAATCAAGCTGGGCAGTATGATTCGCCACAGATAATTATATGA
- a CDS encoding FHA domain-containing protein: MKVKIFNLVKNVQVSLLDFDEILAHKDRCLLGRSPDCDIVLDSPDISRVHGNFFRQNGEIYYTDIGSKNGSKVNDKITELNQNYLLNSGDVIEAGEFVITIAESVEVPEDVTIVKALDVTVISPKRINTEVQPAENSGALVKVPAPNPEDNDPKYQTKVLFVAINQRIISELKAAGNLTRETYIKTVRQARETVENKKLIDPEELEKEAQKYWQSLSKGTSTLGSRLGSATVKGATNLGTRLGSAAKAAFSAAWKEMTAPKSNFEKEPSQSQAISHPPEAIISEENPIQPSNPELNQPTTETNLHPTRSEDTTDLNLENQVKDKLPEECSN; the protein is encoded by the coding sequence ATGAAAGTAAAAATTTTTAATTTGGTAAAAAATGTTCAAGTCAGCTTGCTAGACTTTGATGAAATATTAGCTCATAAAGACAGATGCCTACTAGGCCGTTCTCCCGACTGCGACATAGTTTTGGATAGTCCTGATATCAGTCGAGTACATGGTAATTTTTTTCGGCAGAATGGAGAAATTTATTATACTGACATTGGTAGCAAAAATGGCTCCAAAGTTAACGATAAGATTACAGAATTGAATCAAAATTATCTTTTAAACTCTGGAGATGTTATTGAGGCTGGCGAATTTGTCATTACAATTGCAGAAAGCGTTGAAGTTCCTGAAGATGTCACAATTGTTAAAGCTCTGGATGTAACCGTAATTTCACCTAAGCGCATTAATACGGAAGTCCAACCTGCGGAAAATTCTGGTGCTTTAGTTAAAGTGCCAGCGCCAAATCCTGAAGATAACGATCCAAAATACCAAACCAAGGTATTATTTGTCGCGATTAATCAACGCATCATATCAGAATTGAAAGCAGCAGGAAACTTGACACGGGAGACGTATATTAAAACGGTACGTCAAGCTCGTGAAACAGTCGAGAATAAAAAGCTTATAGATCCAGAGGAACTCGAAAAAGAAGCACAGAAGTACTGGCAATCACTGTCAAAAGGAACTTCAACTCTCGGTAGTCGTTTGGGATCTGCTACTGTTAAGGGAGCTACAAATCTGGGAACTCGTCTGGGATCTGCTGCTAAAGCTGCTTTTAGTGCTGCTTGGAAAGAAATGACTGCTCCTAAATCTAATTTTGAAAAAGAACCCAGTCAGTCTCAGGCAATAAGTCATCCACCAGAAGCAATTATCTCTGAGGAAAATCCCATACAACCTTCTAATCCTGAGTTAAACCAGCCTACTACGGAAACTAATCTACATCCCACTCGTTCTGAAGATACTACTGATCTAAATTTGGAAAATCAGGTGAAAGATAAGCTTCCTGAAGAGTGCTCAAACTGA